A region of the Apium graveolens cultivar Ventura chromosome 6, ASM990537v1, whole genome shotgun sequence genome:
AATTAGTACGACCATCACCTGTAAAAAATGACTGGTTATTTAGGTAAGAGGTTTTAAAAAGGTTAATGAAAATACAACCAAAAAGCAGAAATGATTTCTCAACTCAAAACCACTTTTGACTTTGGGTCCAAATAATATGTTTGTAATTGTAACTACCAGTAGCATTGGATGTGACACTGACACCGAATAATTATAACCCAAGTAACCAAACACATTTTAAGTCTCTAGTTTTTGTCATTCCTTAGCCTCCTTGCATGATTgtttcaaaccaaaacaaccaATCTTTGTAGTGCTTTTTCGCTGTCTTTGTCCTGATTACCCGTATAATTCTTTCAAGATTCTCACATGGCTAGCTAAATTTATGGGTTGTGTTCTCGGTACGAGAGCCACCGGTGATGGCTCTCGTCGGAGAAGCTCTAGAAATGATAATTCTAGTGCTTTACATGTGAAGACTAAAAAGAAGGAAAATAGACAAAGCATTGAAAAATCTGATGGTGAGTTGCAAGCAGCAGAGAAGCTTAGACCATTGTACGAGTTCAGGAAGCTGAGAGCAGGCCAAGGGTGGCCTTCGTGGCTGAGTGATGTAGCCGGAGATGCTATTAAAGATTGGACTCCTCGTCGTGCTAATACTTTTGAGAAACTCGATAAGGTTCTGTTCTGCTtctatataattttataaattgttCTGCAATTTTTAGAAGTACGATATAATTGTTTTTACGTGTTCTCAGGCTTAAACTGTAATTACTAGAGCGTAAATTTGCATATATGATTTGATGATGACATGTTTTATGATTTGCGTGGTTTAATTAGATAGGGCAGGGGACGTATAGCAATGTATATAAAGCAAGAGACTTGATCACTGGGAAAATAGTTGCATTGAAGAAGGTCAGGTTTGATAACTTAGAGCCAGAGAGTATCAAGTTTATGGCTAGAGAGATTCTTGTTCTCAAAAAGCTGGATCATCCCAATGTAATTAAGCTTGAAGGTTTGGTCATTTCACGGATATCTAGCAGTCTTTATCTTGTTTTCGAGTACTTTGATCATGATCTCGCTGGACTTTCTGCAATCCAAGATATCAAATTTACTGAGCCACAGGTGAGTCTTGAACTTGATGTAGTTCTATCTCTAAACTAAAAGTTCATGTTGGTTAAACTCGTTAAAATTGTGTATTGTAGATATAAACAACTGTTATATTGTAATTATATCTAAGGCTTATGCCTAGCTTCAAGATTGAATAAGAGGAGAAGTTGAGATTATTTTATCAAATAAGAACCTCCAGATTAGAACTGTATTTGGTCCACATTGCTTATTTAAATGTCTTGTTATAGAGTTGATGGAACCTACCTTTTGTGTGATTGCTCTGATCTAGTTAAGATCATGCATGCTCTGTAATCTAATTAAGGCCGGTCATTTTGAAGACACGCAGTTATTCTTTTTTCATACTACAAATCAGAAAAAAAATATGCATAATCCATGAGCACTGGGGTTCCAATGTTGCATAGATATGGACGTATAACTTTAAGATGCTGAACCATATGACTATATAATTCCTGTGGCAGGTCAAGTGCTTCATGAAGCAATTGCTGTCTGGGCTTGAGCATTGCCACAGCAACGGTGTTCTGCATCGCGATATAAAGTGCTCCAATTTACTTATTGACAGCGAAGGAAATTTAAAAATTGCTGATTTTGGTCTAGCTACTTTCTATGATCCCACGAAGAAACATTCCATGACTAGTCGTGTTGTCACACTTTGGTACCGCCCTCCAGAGCTTCTTCTTGGTGCCACTCACTATGGTATTGGTATAGACCTCTGGAGTGCTGGCTGCATTTTTGGGGAGCTGCTTGCCGGAAAACCAATACTGCCAGGACGGACCGAGGTATTGTTATATAGCTCTCTCTTTCTGGTTGTTTATTCCTTTTGTTTGGTAACCCTGAAGGTCTTGGTAAAACTGATGAGGTCTTTAACCAGGAGGAGTCTAGGACTAACAATGCATTTTTTGATTTTTGTTGATGTGTTTTAACCTTTCTTAGCATTTTTATGATATAGGCTTCAGAGCTCTGTCAACTGTCCTAGATGCCACGTTCTGGGTTAAGATGCTAAAAACAAGTTTGTTTGTTCAGTGGTTCAGCCTTTACATTAAGTAATTTTCTGTTTGCTAAAAAAATGATCTTATATATGGTTAAAAACCtctttaaaaaaaaattattttagcgatattattatttaatactACTTAGTCGAGGTTCAATTGTAGTACATATCAACTTGATCTAATTTCTGGTGGCGCAGTTATTGGTATCTCTGTTCTTTCTTCTGATTGACAATGTAGTTCAGTCTATCCATCTAAAATGTCGGTGCTCGTTAGGTGGAGCAACTACACAAAATATTCAAGTTATGTGGCTCACCATCTGAGGACTACTGGAAGAAATCACGGCTGCCAAAGGCAACACTTTTTAAGCCACAGCATCCGTACAAGCGTTGCACAACAGAAACCTTCAAGGGTTTTCCACCTTCTTCTCTCCCTTTAATTGATACTCTTTTGGCTATTGACCCTGGTGAGCGTGCCTCTGCCAATGCAGCTTTGAACAATGAAGTGAGTAATACGAGCCGTTTTCCTAAACAACTAGTTCAATGTTTTAACTGTTCCCCAACTTATTACTGGACATTAAGTATTTATCTATGCAAAGAATCTGTAGAATAATTCTAATCTCATAAAATTCAATTCTGGATCCTAAGATTTGGAGGATAAGTAAAAAACGAGATGAAAGTAAACTAATTATAGAATGTATCAGAAATAAGTTAAACTTGTCATTCTGTCACTGAAGTTGACTTTGTGGCCAATATATTCAAAATAGTCTGCTTATGTGGTGCAATTTCAATTTGTACAGTTTTTCTCTATGGAACCTTATGCTTGTGAGCCATCATCTCTACCGAAATACCCTCCTAGCAAAGAACTGGATATGAAGCgaagagatgaagaagctaaaaGGTTTATCAGTCACTCCTTCAAGTGCACAATGTTAGGATGCTACTATGCTAAACCAAACTAATCGGTCGAATATGTTTTATATACAGGAACAGAGGTTCGAGTGAGAAAGCTCAGACTGTAGACGGCGCCAGAAAAGTACCACATGATGGCAACAGTAGGGCTATCCCTGCCCCGGAAGCCAATGCAGAACTTGAAACAAGCTTGGATGTATGTAATAAAATTCTCTTTCACCACTAGCTCAAAGATAAGAATATTCAGTTCTTCTCAGTAGCCGAGAGAAATCGTAAGACAATAATAGTTATGTTGCTTTGCTAATTCATTCATATTTCACATAATTCACAGAAGTGGAGAGTGGTGACACAAGCAATAGGTAAAAGTAAAAGTGAAAAATTTCCGCCTCCCCGCCAGGATGCAGAAGTAGGAAATCCTCTTGATAAATCACATAAATTCCCAGTCTCATTTGGTGCTGCTGGTTCCTCATTTAGATCAACGATATATGATCCCAAGTCATCACGTTCTGTTAAAGATACAGGAACCATGAGGATGAAAAGCAAGAAAGAACACTACACCAGAAGAGCCCCATCTCGGAGGTTTATTCGTGCATTTATTCCATCATCACTAAATATATCAAGAGATCTGAGATGCAAAAATTGAAAACGTATTTAGTAGCTACCTAGGTTGTTTACCTTCCTAAAAAAACATTTTTTGAccattattttataaatattcgCTGTAGTCTGTTGTATTACTCACAAAAGAACACGAAGGGAGTCTGTGGTTTATGATCTATAATTTGCTATGTTGTACAGTTCCAGACTTGAGAGACAGCTTTGTGTTTATTAGAAACTTTTCTTCTTCTGCCCTGCCGGTCATTCTAACCAGGCAGGCAGCCATTGAAGATGTTCTGTAGCACGCCCTCTTGGCTTCTTCGCGGTACAGACTATATCCGCAAGTTGCCAGTTTGAACCAATAACTCCTAAATGCCATGGTCAAATCTTAAGTGCTAGTTAAAAACCAACAAAAATAGCCCCATGACATTTgtattttaaatctttttaatGAATATAGCATTTTATTATAAATGATTGAAAGAATCAGAAGAGGGTACGGAAGACATCAGCCCTGCAATCTTCTCAACAAAGCGAATTTAGACAGGGCTGAGTGGAACTTGAGTGTCACAGTATAAATACATGATTACACAAATATGAGAAGTTGACAGAGTGCACTCTTTTTCCTCCCTAGTTTTTTCCCCTAGGTTTTATTCTTACGAGGTTTTAAGGAGACCTTTTTCGTGGGTTATCTATTTATTGTGGGTTATCTATTTCATACGTTAAGTTTTTATTGTCTAAACATCCGGAGGCAACTTACGCCTTTCGGTTAGACGATGAATTTGGTGATCGGAAAATATACTCTTTTGtatttcaaaattttatcaaTGAATTTTTTTCATTCTTGACAAAAAAAACAGAAGTTGACAGAGTGCTAGATATCACTACACACGCATTCCTATAGAAAGGAGCTTGACTCCCGAAATTGACAAATATGTTACGACACAAATCATAATCAGTCCACGAATCAGTACGCTTGAATGTCCTTTACATGACATGCTAGTATGTCACGCATTTCCCATTTCCCCCATTAAATTTATCATCAAATTTTGCACATTGATTTGTTAAGATATTGTATACCGTATATGCTTCCAGCTTAAAACCTTCTCAGTTTTATATCCACACTCCAACACTCGATGCTGGTGAGGATATTGATGCCAAATGTTCGGCAGATCTTCTATTCaatcctttttcttttattaatattttgataataattattattttatgagttatatattaatatatcaatgtgattaactaaaaaattcaattaaattttaatttattgtatTAATACCAGTCCCAACTAAATTATAATGGGAGATTTAATTATACGGTATATAAAAGggttttatatttaattattcggAATCGATTCATGCGAAATTGATTTATAGTATTTTCCGAACTTATTCGGTTCTTCGGATTCAGTTGATACTGGATTCAGGTTATTGTCTGCTTGGCCTCTGACAATGATATTGCCGTGAAACCTTTTATCACATAATTATACCTTAGCATCACGTCAATAATTTAATATACTTGATTAACCAGTTTTTGTTGCCCTGTTTTATGCATATATATCTTGCGTATAAGtttaatattatttgattttttttgaaacatgAAAACTTTCATTAAAACGATGAACAATCAGCATGAAACATGAAAACTTTCATTAAAATGATAAACAATCAGCAATAATAGTCTCCAACAATGAGTGAGGAGGAGACATAAAAATATTGTAGCTATCTAGTGAACAAGGTACACGCGCTAACAAATGAGTGGCCTTGTTCGCTTGCTTTCTAATAAAACGTAAAGAGATGTCTCTTCTTGAACCAAGCAGATGACAACAATTATCAACAATGTGACCTACTTCCGTATGATACTTCACACCTCTGCAGATTGCATTCACTGCTAGGAGAGAATCACTCTCTATACACACATGTTTCTCAACTCTAGGCAAAATCCATTTAAGAGCCTCGTACACACCTGTAACTTCTGCCTCCAGAACTGAAACCACACCATTCAGCCGCATGTTTCTCCCTTCGATGAAATGGCCATTGTGGTCTCTGAGAACCATACCAATCGTGAAAGACAACTCCCCTTCCATGACCGAAGcatcaatatttaattttagcTCTCCTACTGCAGGAGATGACCAACTACGTATTTCCTCTTGCTGATCAATGATGGCCATAACCTGTGTTCCCTTTTTCTTCTTCTGCACTTCTCTCCATTCTCCTATCTGCTTCATGCTCCATTCCATAGCAAAATCTGGAGTTAAACTTTTGTTCTCCCAGATTTTCTTGTTTCGAGCATTCCAAATTCCCCACAACACTATAGCAATGTTAACAGCCTCCTCGTGTGACACAGTGCTAAGTTTAGTTAGTAACCAAAAGGGTGCAGACTCCTCCGTTTCCATTGCATACACTTTCCCCACTTTAGCCCAGCATTGCGAAGCAAAGTTGCAGTCGAAAAAATTATATAAAAGATGCTCCCCATCAGACATACTCATTGGGCATAAGATAGTGACATTTACTCATGTTTGTCACTGGCACATTGTTTTGACAAAATCTCCAAAAAAACATTCTAACCTTGTGAGGAATATCCAGCTTCCAAATTCTTTTCCACCCAGTTGACTGAATATTATTACTGTGAACATGCCGTTGTTCTTTCCAGTACCTGTACCCTGTCTTGACAGTGTAGCTCCCGTTCGACGAGTGAACCCATGCAATCCGGTCACGCACATGGTTTTGAGGAATATGAGTTGCAAGGATAAGATTTGCATCATTCTCTTGAAAGCAATTTTTTACTCGCTGTTCATTCCAGCGTTTTGGAGTCTGCAAGAAAGAAATCACAAACCTTGTCACCCTTGGTGCTATTAGTGTGCGAATCTTCTAAGCAGAATTCAGACTTCGCCTTCAACCAAGCATCACTGAATACATTTATCTCCTTCCCATCACTCAAAACCCAGCAAAAACCTTTATTCATCGCCTCCTTTGCCTGCCAAATCCCCGACCAAATGAAGCTAGACCCACCACCTCTGGTAGCTTTTAGCAAATGTGTATTAGGAAAATATCTAGCTTTAAAAACCTTTGCTACAAGAGAATCGGGCTTGTTTAGAAAATTCCACACATGCTTACCCAATAAAGCTAAATTAAAACCATGAAGATCCCGGAAACCCAGCCCTCCCTTACACTTAGCCATACTCAGATTTTCCCAGGACAACCAACGAATCCCTTTACTCAACGTGGAGTTTGATTTCCACCAGTACCCATTCATCATATTTTCTAATTCCTTGCAAAGTGTTTTAGGAATAAAAAAACACGACATACAATAACTTGGAATGGCCTGCGCCACATTTTTAATTAGAAAAGCCTTACCCGCTTTGGAGAGAAGCTTGGAGTTCCAATTCTGAATACGTTTCCAGACACGTTCTTTAGGAAATGAGAAGACCAACTTCTTTGATCGACCAATTAACGAAGGGAGTCCCAAATAATTTCCTTTGCTGAGATCATTACTCACTCCCAGGGCCTCCGTAATTTCCTGTTGTTTATCTCGTCGGACGTTCGCACTAAAGAAAATTCCAGACTTTTGATAGTTTATTGCTTGACCTGATAACCTCTCATACGAGCTCAAGAGATTTTTAACAACATATGTCTCCTCTTTTGTCGCTCTAAAAAATAAGAAACTATCGTCAGCAAACATGAGGTGAGTCACAGCTGGAGCACTCTGACTAATTCTGCACTCGTGTAATGTCATCTGAAGCTGCCTTTGTTAATGAATCTGATAAACCTTCAACACACAGCAGAAATAGGTAGGGTGACAGGGGATCTCCTTGTCTTAACCCTCTTTTCGGAGAAGTTGGCCCACAGACAAACCATTAAAATACAATAAATAAAACTGTTGTAACACAAAGCATGATCCACTTTACCCATTTAGCACTAAAACCCATATGAATCATACGATCTTTCAAATACGTCCAATCGACTCTGTCATAAGCCTTACTAACATCTAATTTTAGAGCTACCTCCCTTTCCATTCTATAGTTCTTCCTTTTCATAAAATGTAGAATCTCGAAAGCAACCAAAACATTATCAGAGATGCTACGCCCGGGGACAAACGCTAACTGGTTTTCAGAGATTATTACTAGAAGAATAGATTTCAATCGATTTGCAAGGACTTTAGCAAGGATTTTATATAGAACATTGCACAAAGCAATTGGCCTCAAATCTTTCATTGTGTCAGCATTTTCTTTTTTCGGAATCAGAACAACGTTTGTATCATTTACATCTAACGGGAATGCATTATCATCTAACCAAGATCTACAACACTTGAAAACTTCCTTACTTAGGCAGCCCCAAAAATGCTGGAAAAAAGCAGGATTAAGCCCATCAGGGCCCGAAGCTTTATCATGATGCATTTGTTTGACAACCACTGTAAATTCTTCATACGTTATCTCAGCTACAAGTTCAGCATTTTGGTTATCTGTGATTAATCTGTTATCCCCCTCTACACCGGAGACTCTGTTATTGCTAAATCCTGGAAAAACATTGTTGAAATATTCTTTCACCACCGATCTGTCCTCTCTTCTAAGGCATGATATATGATTCATTTTCTTTCGCAATGATGCTGATGCATGAAAATTTTTTGAATTAGTGTCACCTTCCTCTAGCCAGAAAACTTTTTCCCGTTGCCTCCAATACATTTCTTCGTGAATAAATAACTCATTTAGGTTGCTCCTCTCCTTTAAATAAGCCCGAACACTCTCCTCATCTTCAAGATTTACGAGGCTATCCAcaatttctttttgtttttttatcTTATCACGAAATTTGTGAAAGAAATTTTGCCCCCATTTCGCCATAAAAGAAGAAAGCGAGATTAGTTTTAGAAGTATATGCATTGCTGGTAACTCCCTCCAGAACTTAAAAACCTCTTCCTTGAAGCCGACCTCCTTTAACCAAGTGTTCTCGAATTTAAAACGAAAATGTTTCATCGGGGTCTTCAAACTCATCAACTCTAATATAATTGGGTCATGGTCAGAGTAAGTGGTATGACTAACTGTAAGTTTGCACAAAGGGAATTTCATCAACCATCTATCAGTAACAAAACCCCGATCTAGTCTTTCTCGAATCCAATCTGGAGTTCCCCTACTTTTTTCTCAAGTGTATTTACCTCCGGACAAATCTATCTCCACTACCTCACTGTCTTCAATAGCTTTCCTGAACCTTCAAACAAAGCCTGAGGATGATCTACACGCCCCATCTTATCAGAAGAGTATAACATATCGTTAAAATCACCAAAGATACACCAAGGGAGATCAGATTTGGTAGATAGCTCTCTGATAAAATTCCACGAGTCCCTTCTCCTATTCCTTTCTGGGTACCCATAAAAGCACGTAAGTCTCCAAGCTGGAGCATTATTTTCTGAAATGCAAACATCTATATGATTAAGGGATGAATCAGTAACAACACAGTCCACATTACGGTTCCAGAATATAGTTAAGCCTCCACCCCTTCCCATCTTATCAACTGAGTACGAATTAAGAAAACCAAATTTTAGACGAAGCTCATCTATTTTACTACTAATAGCAAGAGTTTCAGAAAAAAAACAAAGTCAGGTTTACGAGACTTTAACAAGTCCCCTAGAACATGAACTGACCGAGAGTTCCCCAACCCTCAGCAGTTCCAGCTTAAGAAATGCATTTCGACCGGCAAGCGGAGCCAAAATAGTAGTCTGAGATGCTGAACATTCCATTCCAGAAAGAACAACTTCTATGTTTGAACTTTTTTCATTTGGGGCGACAAATGCCAGCCCACTATCCACTTC
Encoded here:
- the LOC141668545 gene encoding putative serine/threonine-protein kinase At1g54610; amino-acid sequence: MGCVLGTRATGDGSRRRSSRNDNSSALHVKTKKKENRQSIEKSDGELQAAEKLRPLYEFRKLRAGQGWPSWLSDVAGDAIKDWTPRRANTFEKLDKIGQGTYSNVYKARDLITGKIVALKKVRFDNLEPESIKFMAREILVLKKLDHPNVIKLEGLVISRISSSLYLVFEYFDHDLAGLSAIQDIKFTEPQVKCFMKQLLSGLEHCHSNGVLHRDIKCSNLLIDSEGNLKIADFGLATFYDPTKKHSMTSRVVTLWYRPPELLLGATHYGIGIDLWSAGCIFGELLAGKPILPGRTEVEQLHKIFKLCGSPSEDYWKKSRLPKATLFKPQHPYKRCTTETFKGFPPSSLPLIDTLLAIDPGERASANAALNNEFFSMEPYACEPSSLPKYPPSKELDMKRRDEEAKRNRGSSEKAQTVDGARKVPHDGNSRAIPAPEANAELETSLDKWRVVTQAIGKSKSEKFPPPRQDAEVGNPLDKSHKFPVSFGAAGSSFRSTIYDPKSSRSVKDTGTMRMKSKKEHYTRRAPSRRFIRAFIPSSLNISRDLRCKN